One Synechocystis sp. LKSZ1 genomic window, GGCTGGCGCTGCTCTAACGGCCTCCTCTGAACTTCAGGCTGAGCAGGAAATAGATGCTTCCGCTACGCTAGCCGGTGCTCCCCCGCCAGGCATGGTAACCTGGCTCAAACCTGAAGAAGGAGGAACAAATGATTTTTCTGGGGCCTCCAGTCGTTTTGTGAAGCCCACGGTTGAAATAGATCCCGGTTGGCTGGGTTGGTTTACCAATGCCCCCCTCAAACGCAAGCAACTCTACCTGGCCCTAGCAACGGGGCTTGCCTCTGGCCTGGCAGTCATCGTGGTGAACGCGGCCTTGGCCATGGGTCAGGGAAAAACATCCCCCCCTGCGACGCCCCCCACCCCCGGTAAAACGGCATCGAAACCAGCCGCTAACAGTGCTCCAGCCCCTACTGTGACAGCCCCTTCCCCCTTGGTCGTAGCGGGTCTGACGGGTCTGGTGACGGCCCTAGCCACGTTTTTGGTTAGTAATCTGCTAGTTCGTCAAGTGAAGCAGACCATCGATGATCTGCAAAACCAGTTTGATGCCATCTACGAAGGCAACTTTAATGTCCGTGCTAAGGTGCGTTCCGAGGATGAATTAGGCCAATTGGCCCAACGCTTTAACTACATTTCTCAAGTGATTCTGACGGCGACTAGTGAGGCCCAGGAGCGGGCGGCGGCCACAGAAAAAGCCCGGGAAAAACTCCAGCGCCAAGTCATTCGTCTCCTGGATGATGTGGAGGGGGCCTCTCGGGGAGACCTGACCGTCCAAGCAGAAGTTACAGCGGATGAACTGGGAGCGGTGGCCGATGCCTTTAACCTGACCATCCAAAATCTGCGGGAGATCGTTCTCCAGGTGAAAAAGGCCGCCAAACAGGTTAACCGGAACTGTACGGATAGCGAATCCTTTGCCCGCAATAACTCCAGTGATGCGCTGCGAATGGCGGAAGAATTAGCCGTCACCCTCAATTCGGTACAGTTAATGACGGAATCCATTCAACGGGTTGCTGAAAATGCGCGGGAAGCAGAGGAAGTTGCCCATACCTCTTCCCTAACGGCACTGAAGGGGGGAGAAGCCGTAGAGCGAACCGTGGGCGGGATTCTGCAAATTCGAGAAACGGTGTCAGAAACGGCCCGCAAGGTTAAACGCCTAGCGGAAGCCTCCCAGGAAATTTCTAAGATTGTGGCGGTGATTTCTCAAATTGCCTCTCGTACTAATCTCTTGGCATTGAACGCCTCCATCCAGGCGGCGCGAGCAGGGGAAGCGGGGCGGGGCTTTGCCATCGTGGCAGACGAAGTCCGACAACTTGCAGACCGCTCTGCCAAGTCGCTAAAAGATATTGAACAAATCGTGTTGCAGATCCAGAGTGAGACTGGCTCGGTAATGACGGCCATGGAAGAAGGGATTCAACAGGTGATCGATGTAACCGATAAATCAGAACAATCCAAGCGAGCGCTGGAGGACATTATTGAGGTATCGAATCGGATCAATACCCTTGTTCGTTCCATCACTGCCGATACCGTGCGCCAGCAGGAAAACTCCAGTTCCGTTGCCCAAGTCATGCAGTCCATTGAGCTAACGGCCCAAGAGACCTCCCAGGAATCCCAACGGGTGGCAGGATCTCTGCAAACCCTGGTGTCCATCTCCCGCGATTTATTAACCTCTGTGGAACGCTTCCGCCTGGAACAAAGTCTGAAATAAGGTAAT contains:
- a CDS encoding methyl-accepting chemotaxis protein, with translation MASEKDYAKLYGQAYAAYGQGNYTEAVTYIDEMAEAFPQDPNVLLLQGHISIGLEHYDVAQQKYEQVLQLSDRQDLVECAQAALAQIQGVGTAKTGQSFTTMGTASEANGISWKDSIPEDWDMGIDDLDWDSAVFSDEDFGEPTLGKTGPEPSATPLGESPQAVEVVPAANPFTADPFESQAGDGKIDWDAAATIDWDSELFREEVAKSDDEDTMLPDVGASTFVVPPSVEPSPALNFAERGNGQTPFDLASPGAEASPAYQAWMDDETDEDLDSLLEHENVPTVQSSPTMAAEAQNLNSATPGFEPSNFDDLADFDLTDLAPELPDSSLFTQAGAALTASSELQAEQEIDASATLAGAPPPGMVTWLKPEEGGTNDFSGASSRFVKPTVEIDPGWLGWFTNAPLKRKQLYLALATGLASGLAVIVVNAALAMGQGKTSPPATPPTPGKTASKPAANSAPAPTVTAPSPLVVAGLTGLVTALATFLVSNLLVRQVKQTIDDLQNQFDAIYEGNFNVRAKVRSEDELGQLAQRFNYISQVILTATSEAQERAAATEKAREKLQRQVIRLLDDVEGASRGDLTVQAEVTADELGAVADAFNLTIQNLREIVLQVKKAAKQVNRNCTDSESFARNNSSDALRMAEELAVTLNSVQLMTESIQRVAENAREAEEVAHTSSLTALKGGEAVERTVGGILQIRETVSETARKVKRLAEASQEISKIVAVISQIASRTNLLALNASIQAARAGEAGRGFAIVADEVRQLADRSAKSLKDIEQIVLQIQSETGSVMTAMEEGIQQVIDVTDKSEQSKRALEDIIEVSNRINTLVRSITADTVRQQENSSSVAQVMQSIELTAQETSQESQRVAGSLQTLVSISRDLLTSVERFRLEQSLK